In Lacerta agilis isolate rLacAgi1 chromosome 8, rLacAgi1.pri, whole genome shotgun sequence, one genomic interval encodes:
- the IRGC gene encoding interferon-inducible GTPase 5 produces MATKRRGEAEVGERSPKRPQHDPMAVQPPPDSQKQATAYSEEYDIITEEDIEEIRDALEGGRMAEAASKILENLQALENARLDIAVTGESGAGKSSFVNAIRGLGDEDEGSADTGVVETTKVPTPYSHPKHPNVTVWDLPGIGTPDFQSSTYLEQVNFSCYDFFILIASERFKSNHAQLAQEIQRMGKCFYFVRSKVDADLEATKKRRPKAYDEEAILRKIRENCKACLQAEGVAAPQVFLLSSWELSKYDFIQLEETLEKELPSHKRHAFLMALPNISLAILQKKKEALQKQIWKLATISCGIAAVPIPGLSVACDITILIKSLSEYRQNFGLDDESLGKLAEKVGKTVEELKEVIESPLTKEISRDLVVKMLTKAGGGALMLVEYFASTIPVFGSLTAGGISFGTTYYMLYSFLNEVAGDAQRVLIKAFESDV; encoded by the exons ATGGCTACCAAGAGACGAGGTGAAGCAGAGGTTGGCGAGAGGAGCCCCAAAAG GCCTCAACACGATCCTATGGCAGTTCAGCCGCCGCCAGATTCCCAAAAGCAGGCCACTGCATATTCAGAAGAATATGATATCATCACTGAAGAAGACATCGAAGAGATTAGGGACGCACTTGAAggaggaagaatggcagaagcaGCATCCAAAATATTGGAAAACCTGCAGGCTTTGGAGAATGCCCGGCTGGACATTGCAGTAACGGGAGAGTCTGGCGCTGGCAAGTCCTCGTTTGTCAACGCCATTCGAGGCCTAGGGGATGAAGACGAAGGAAGTGCTGACACTGGGGTTGTGGAGACCACGAAGGTGCCCACTCCTTATTCACACCCCAAGCACCCCAACGTGACTGTGTGGGATCTACCTGGAATTGGCACTCCAGATTTCCAGTCCAGCACTTACCTGGAGCAGGTCAACTTTTCCTGCTACGACTTCTTTATTCTCATTGCCTCAGAGCGCTTCAAGTCCAACCATGCTCAGTTGGCGCAGGAAATCCAGCGGATGGGCAAATGCTTCTATTTTGTGCGCTCCAAGGTAGACGCAGATCTAGAGGCCACCAAAAAGCGCCGGCCAAAAGCCTACGACGAGGAGGCGATACTGAGGAAGATTCGAGAGAATTGCAAAGCATGCCTTCAGGCCGAAGGAGTGGCTGCTCCCCAGGTCTTCCTCCTTTCCAGCTGGGAGCTAAGCAAGTACGACTTCATACAGCTTGAGGAGACACTGGAGAAGGAGCTGCCGAGCCACAAGAGACATGCCTTCCTCATGGCCCTGCCGAACATCTCTTTGGCCATCttgcagaagaagaaagaggCCTTGCAGAAGCAAATCTGGAAGCTGGCTACCATCTCATGTGGAATAGCAGCTGTGCCCATCCCAGGCCTCTCTGTAGCTTGCGATATAACTATCCTGATTAAGTCTCTTTCAGAATACCGTCAGAACTTTGGCCTAGACGATGAATCCCTTGGCAAATTAGCTGAGAAAGTTGGCAAGACTGTGGAGGAGCTTAAAGAGGTGATTGAGTCACCACTGACCAAAGAAATCTCCAGGGACCTCGTGGTGAAGATGTTAACCAAAGCCGGTGGTGGGGCGTTGATGCTGGTGGAGTACTTTGCCAGCACAATCCCTGTATTTGGCTCCTTGACAGCTGGAGGGATATCCTTTGGCACCACTTATTACATGCTTTACAGCTTCCTAAATGAGGTGGCAGGTGATGCTCAGCGTGTCCTCATCAAGGCCTTTGAGTCTGATGTTTGA